A stretch of DNA from Leucobacter luti:
CGCGGCCAGTTGCGCGCTCAAGCACCCATACTTCCGGCACGCAGGCGTAGTCGATCGACGAGACCGTCGCCGCGAGGATGTGCGTCGGGGTGATGACGTTCCAGTACTCCCATCGCTTGGTGCGTCCGCGGCCAGCGCCCAACGCACTCGTGTCGATGATGGGCTGAGGGGCCCATCCCACGGCGGCGCGGTTCAGGCGGCCGTTGGCGCCCACGAGCGTGGTGGGCGCGGCAATCCCCGGCTCGCGGATCACCACGTGGTTATGCCCAGTCGCCGATCACGAGGTTCTCGGGGCGCTCGCCAGCCTGCAACCGGCCGATCTGGCGCCGGATCAGCGCCGCCATGCGCGGCAGCATCGCCGTTGAGTCCCCACCAACATGCGGACTGATCAGCGTGTTCGGGCAGTCCCACAGCGGGTGGTCGGCGGGCAGCGGCTCTGGATCGGTCACGTCGAGCGCAGCCCGGATGCGGCCAGCCTGCAGCTCAGCGACGAGCGCCTCAGTATCGACGACCGGGCCGCGCGCCACGTTCACGAGCAGGGCACCGTCCGGCAGCGCCGCGAGCTCGGCTGCGCCGAACATGCCGTGCGTCTCGGCGGTGAGCGGCACCGCGATCATCACCACTTCGGCTTCAGCGAGCGCTTCCGCAAGCTCAGCAAAGCCACGCACCGCGACCGTTTCGCCCGCCAGGTTCTGCTCCTCGCGTGCCGTGCGTGCGATGCGGGTGATGTGCGTCTCAAAGCCGGCGAGCCTGGCCTCGATGGCTTTCGAGACCCCTCCGTAGCCCACAAGCAGCACGCGGCGATCAGCGATACTCGGATACGAGCGCAGCTCCCAGCGGTGTGCATCGCCAGCGCGCACGAAATCGGGGATCCCACGCTGTGCGGCGAGCGCGAGTCCAAGCGCGAGCTCCGCCGTTGACGCCTCGTGCACGGTCGCTGCGTTCGCGAGCGGCACCCCAGCAGGGAGGTACTTTTCGGCACCGTTGTAGCCGATCGACTGCCACTGCACCAGACGCGCGTTCACTGCGGCGAGCGCCGCGAGCTGCCGGTTCCCGCCCCAGTACGGCGGGACGACGATGTCGATACTGGAGCGGGGAGCGTCCCCGGCGAGATCCCACTCGACAAACTCGACGTCTGGCACCTCCCCGATCGCTTCGCGCAGACCTTCGGCGGGCAGGGAGACAACCAAGTCACTCATGCCCCGAGTGTACCGGGGCCATAGCATCGTCACTATGCATCATTCGCGCCGCACCTCTGTTCCAGCGTTCACCGCGGTACTCGCAGCCGTGGTACTGGGGCTTGTCGGGTGCGCAGCCGCCGATCCGGATGCACCCCGCTCCGCCGAGATCGCGCTGCCTCCTGTGGACGCGGTGCCTGATTATCAGCTCGGCGGAGCCTATGAGCCTGAAACAGCGGTCACGCTGGTGGCACGGGATCGCACCGCGGCTCCGGATCCCACCCGCTACTCCATCTGCTACGTGAACGGCTTCCAGACCCAACCGGGCGAACTCGAGATCTGGCCGGAGAACGCGCTGTTGCGTACGGCAGACGGTGCGACGGTGGTTGACCCCGCGTGGCCGGACGAGGTGCTGCTTGACACCAGTTCGGCCACGCAGCGGGCCGAGATTCTCGCGATCGTGCAACCGTGGATCGTCGGCTGCGCTGCGTCCGGGTTCGACGCGGTGGAGTTCGACAATCTGGATTCATACACGCGCTCAGACGGGGCGCTCACGCTGGCCGACAACCTCGCGCTCGCAACTGATCTGGTCGCCTCCGCCCATGAGGCAGGTCTCGCAGCTGGCCAGAAGAATGCTGCGGAAGATGCCACAGAGCTACACGATCGGGCCGGCTTCGACTTCGCGGTGACCGAGACATGCGCCGCCTACCGGGAGTGCGCCGCTTTCACTGAGGTGTATGCCGGCCACGTGATTGACATCGAGTACACTGATTTCCTTCCGCGCACCTTTGCTGAGATGTGCGACGATGCGGAGTCCCCGCCCGCAATGGTCCTGCGGGATCGGGAGCTCACGTCGCCGGAGCACGCGGGCTATGTCTTCGAGCGCTGCGCCTAGCCAGCGAGCGAATCACTGGCGATCGGCTCAGCCGGCCGGCGTTGCCACTGGCTCATGCGCCCAACCGAGCTCGCCCAGCCGATACTCGATCCGCGTGTGCTGCCGATCCTCGCGCGCTTGCATGAACTCGAACTCAGTGGGCCGGAGCGCATAGCGCTGCCACTCGAGATTCGGCTCCCCCGTGTAGCTCGGGCGCTCACGCCAGTCGCGCTGCGAGGCGTCCTCGGAGAGCGGGATGGCGTCACCTGTGACTCGCACCTGCCTGCCCGACTCGCGCCAGAAGAACAGCATCGACGCACGCGGATTGGCCGCGAGTTCGAGCCCCTTCCGCGAGGTGCGGTGTGTGGAAAAGTGGTAGCCGTCAGCGTCAAGGTCTTTAAGGATCAGCGTGCGCACGGCGGGGAGGCCGTCAGCGCGGACGGTCGCAAACGCCATCGCGTGCGGCTGGCGTGCCCCGCTCGCAATCGCCTCGTCGAGCCACGCGCGAAAGAGCGCATCTGGATGCTGCGGAAGCCCCGTCGTGTCGAGCACGGGAAGCGGGTTCGGGAACGCGGGCAGTGTGCGGAGACGTGACTCGAGATCGCTCATGGCCCTAGCGTAACTCGGGCGCCTGCTCCGGCGCTTGGACCGCCGCGCCGAGCTGCATGGCGCGCTGCAACGAGTCAACCGAGCCGAAGCCTGTCAGTGCTGCGATCCGTGACTGCGGCATGTGCGGGTGCTCGTGCCGCAGTTGGACGGCGGCGGCGGCACGCGTCTGGCGGATCGCGCCCGCGACGGTGCGGCCCTCCGCTCGGAATGCTGATTGCAGGGTGCGCACGGATACGCCGAGTGTCAGCGCGAGGGTTTCCGGGTTCAACGACGGCGCATCGTACCCGCGGCGAATTGCGGCAATTGCAGACCCATAGAGCGTCCTCGGCCCCCGTGCCTCGTCTCCTCCAGCGAGCCGCACGACCGAGTGGGCAAGTTCCTCGAGCGCGTGCTGCAGCGGGTCGCCGTCGGTCACATCGGTTTGCGCCAGCCCGCACACACTGGAAATATACGCAGCAGTGGGGGCGAAGAGCGCAGCAGCGACACCGTGCTCCGCGCTGTGCACGATGTCGGCACCGCCGCTCGAGAGAATCGCCGCGGTGATTCGCGCTGGCACACTCATGCAGACGAAGTCGGTGCGTTCCGTCGGCGTCGCGAAGTGGATCGTACCGGGGCCAGGCGGCATAAGAAAGGCACCTCTGCCGTGCTTCTGTTTCCCATCCGGCCCGGTCACGCTCAGAGATCCATGCTGCACGATCATGAGCAACGCCCGATCCGTTGGCCAGGCTCCCCTGTTCCAGCGACTGCGGAGCTCCGACACCCTGGCATGTGCGAGCGCGACCTCGGAGAACCTCGCGATCCGGATCCGCAGCGGTGGCTGCGCAGCGAAGCTCTCAATCTGGATCTCAGCAGCATTCAACTGGGTGCGTACGCGGGGCGACTGCTGCAGGTCCGTGACACGCTGCGCGTGCACGTCGAAGCGGTGGAAGTCTCGATCATTGCCGAGCCCCATTCGCAACGCACGCGTCCGCTCCATGTGCCCCCATCGGTCATGCAGTACTCGCCGCGCACAGCGCGAAAGTTGCTTCATCGTAACCCCAAGTGAGACCCACAGCGC
This window harbors:
- a CDS encoding 2-hydroxyacid dehydrogenase → MSDLVVSLPAEGLREAIGEVPDVEFVEWDLAGDAPRSSIDIVVPPYWGGNRQLAALAAVNARLVQWQSIGYNGAEKYLPAGVPLANAATVHEASTAELALGLALAAQRGIPDFVRAGDAHRWELRSYPSIADRRVLLVGYGGVSKAIEARLAGFETHITRIARTAREEQNLAGETVAVRGFAELAEALAEAEVVMIAVPLTAETHGMFGAAELAALPDGALLVNVARGPVVDTEALVAELQAGRIRAALDVTDPEPLPADHPLWDCPNTLISPHVGGDSTAMLPRMAALIRRQIGRLQAGERPENLVIGDWA
- a CDS encoding endo alpha-1,4 polygalactosaminidase — its product is MHHSRRTSVPAFTAVLAAVVLGLVGCAAADPDAPRSAEIALPPVDAVPDYQLGGAYEPETAVTLVARDRTAAPDPTRYSICYVNGFQTQPGELEIWPENALLRTADGATVVDPAWPDEVLLDTSSATQRAEILAIVQPWIVGCAASGFDAVEFDNLDSYTRSDGALTLADNLALATDLVASAHEAGLAAGQKNAAEDATELHDRAGFDFAVTETCAAYRECAAFTEVYAGHVIDIEYTDFLPRTFAEMCDDAESPPAMVLRDRELTSPEHAGYVFERCA
- a CDS encoding pyridoxal 5'-phosphate synthase encodes the protein MSDLESRLRTLPAFPNPLPVLDTTGLPQHPDALFRAWLDEAIASGARQPHAMAFATVRADGLPAVRTLILKDLDADGYHFSTHRTSRKGLELAANPRASMLFFWRESGRQVRVTGDAIPLSEDASQRDWRERPSYTGEPNLEWQRYALRPTEFEFMQAREDRQHTRIEYRLGELGWAHEPVATPAG